GAGTGCCACAGCCTGAACCCGGAGGCGCACGCCGACAACTTCGACCACTTCGATTACCGAATCAACGTCGTCGTCTCCCCGCCCGACTGCGCCACGTGCCACCCGGAGGAGACGAAGGAGTACGCCAGGAGCAAGAAGGCGCACGCCGTGGGGAACCTTGAGAAGAACCCCATATACTCCCTGCTCGTTGCGACGAACATCGGGGTCAAGGAGGTGCGGGACGGGGAATTTCTTGCGCACGCGCCCTCGCAGGCGGCGAAGATGGACGCGTGCTTCGGCTGCCACGGCACCCACGTCGAGGTGGAGGGGACGCGCGAGGTCGAGACCGACCTCGGCACCATAGAGGTTCCCGCCCTCACGAACTGGCCCAGCCAGGGCGTCGGGCGCCTCAACCCCGACGGCTCGATGGGCGCCTGCACGGCGTGCCACCCGCGCCACGGGTTCTCCATCGCGACGGCGCGGAAGCCCGCCACCTGCGGGCAGTGCCACCTCGAGCCCGACGTTCCCGCCCTCAACGTCTACAAGGAGAGCAAGCACGGCAACATGTATTCTTCCGAGGGCGGCAAGTGGAACTGGGACGCCGTGCCGTGGAAGGTGGGGACGGACTTCAAGGCCCCGTCGTGCGCCGCGTGCCACGTGAGCCTTCTCACCGGCCCCGACGGCAAGGACGTCGTAGCGCCGCAGACCCACGACTTCGGGGCGAGGCTTTGGGTGCGCGTCTTCGGCCTTCCCTACTCGCATCCCCAGCCCAGGCACGGCGACACGTCCGTCATCCGAAACGCGGACGATCTGCCGCTTCCCACGACGTTCGCGGGAGTGCCCGCCTCGGAGGAATTCCTTCTGACCGAAGAGGAGCAGGCGGCCCGAAAGGCGGTCATGCAGGGCGTCTGCAAGTCCTGCCACAGCACCCAGTGGACGGAGGGGCATTTCGCCAAGATGGACCGGACCGTCGAGGATACCGACCGGATGACGCTTGCGGCCACGAAGCTCCTTCAGGAGGCCTGGGCGCGCGGCCTCGCGGACCCGGAGAATCCCTTCGACGAAAACATCGAGGTGCTCTGGGTGAAGCAGTGGGTTTTCTACGCGAGCTCCACGCGCTACGCCTCGGCCATGTCGGGGCCCGACTACGCGGCGTTCAAGAACGGCTGGTTCGAGCTTACGCACAACCTCCAGCGCATGAAGGATTTCCTCAAGTTCGCCCCTGCGGAGGAACCAGAACCCGAGCCCGAGAAAAAGGGCAAGGGGAAGAAAGGCGGGCGAAAGAAGAGGTAGGCGGGGCTTGTCTGCTCGGCCATGGTAGAATGGGAAACGCCATGGTTTTCAACACCTGCCTATCGACCTGCGCCCGCATACTCCTCAAGATGGGGGCTGAAAAGGACAAAGGTAAGTAGGATGAAGAAGGAAAAGCGCAGATTAGCTTTGAAGTGTACGCTTTTGGTGGTTATTCAAGCGGGTGTCAATCTCTGCTACTTATGGTGGAAATTCGGCATGCCCTTTCGCTACTCCACATGTCCTTTCCCTATTTCACTTCCCTACTCCACTCGGATGCTTGTCGACGACGCGATCTTCCTGTTACTGGGTTCAACTTTTTGCATCGCCGGTTTCGCACTCCTGAGCCTCGTCAAGCGCGAAACCTTGGGTGCCGTCTTGGGCATGACTGTCTTTCTCGCCATTCAGTACCGCGCCATCCTTGGCGATCACTTTGGTTTAGACGATGGTTTTAACGTTGTTCTCTATCCATCCCTTGTAGCAATTCTCGGCTCCGGCTACGCTATCGGCAGATGGTGGAAAAAGAGGGGGATTCTCGGAGCCCTGCTGGCGGTAGTTTTTTTCGTGACAATATTTTATGTCTACGACATCTTCGTAGACTAGCGTAAGGAGTCCGTCGCCCCCGCCCTACCGCCCAAAGCGGCGCTGGAGGGAGTGGAGGAAGAGGACGATGAGGGCAAGACTCAAGGGAAGAACAGAAGACAAAGGAGTAGAACAGGATAGCTGGGCACGTTAAAATAAAGGGGATGTTCACTAATTCGTGGTGGAGTAGTACATTGCATTATGGGCGGTGAGTTGAAGGGCAAAGCCGGCAGGGAGCTCAAGATTCTCCTTCCGCTGCTTGTAGTGCTAGTGGTTGCGGTGATCTTCATCGCCCAGAGGGCGGTTCGATTCTTCCAAGGAGAGAAAGGTATTGGTTACCCGCTGGAATTGCACGCGGTGCTCGAACACGAAAGCAACGTTTTTGGAATCTCCTTTTCTCCAGATGGCAGATACATTGCAAGCGCCACCGGCGATGACAAGATTTCGATCTGGGACTGGAAGAACGGGCGTTTGGTCCAGCAGATGGATGACCCCGAATACGGCTCAACGTACGTTTACTTCTCGCCTGATGGAAAAATGCTCGCTTCGAGAGGCAACTACCGATACGTGAGATTCTGGGACGTGGAGAGCGGTGATCTTATTAGGACGCTGGAGCCTTACATGGCGGGAGATACTAATGTGAAAGAATGTGACTGCCCCGCCGCTGACATCGCCTTTTCATCCGATTGGACGCAGATGGCGTACGCGACTGGCAATAATCCAATCTCGCTCTGGGATCTCGCAACAGACGAAGTGATAAAGACGTTTCCAACCCACCCTAAGGGAAGCAACTCTATCGCCCTTTCTCCGGATGGTAAACTGCTCGCCACAGTAGAATGGAGAAGCATCAGTATATGGGACATTGAAACTGAAGAGATCGTCGATACCGTAAGAGTGAGCCCCACGCAATCTGCATTCCTTGTTCGATTTTCACCCGATGGAAACACCATAATCACGGAACATCAAGGTGAGTACCAACTATGGGACGTGAAAGGATTGAAACGTTTGATGCGTACAAATGATAATTGGTGTAGTGGTTCGAACCAATCATTGTCCATGAGCGGTGAGATGTTGGCAGTCACAGATCTGCGCGACATTCATTTTTGGGATACAAGGAGCGGGGAGCTTTTGTATTCCATAGAAAACGCTCATTGGAAGATGCCGCGGATGTTTAGGTTTGGTGAAAACACGGAAATATGGTCCGTAGCTTTTTCACCTGATGGCAAATACCTCGCCTCGGGCGGCTGGGATGAGACGGTCAAGATCTGGAGGATGCCGGAAGAGAATCGAGGAGGCTGAAGCCATGTCGCAAGATCGCCCCGACCGCTTTGAAGATTCCGAATCCCGTACCGGGGCCGGCGGCGAGCCCGTTCGTGCCCTGGAGAGAGGAATGACGATGCAATCGAGAGTATCGTTTCGGGGCGGGGCGAGAATCGGATGGGTCAGTGCGACGTTTCCGTTCGCTCAGCTCTTCGCCGATCGTAAGAAACTAACGATTCGAGTCATGTTCTTGGGGAAATACGAGTTCACGCCAGAGCAGGTGGTCTCGATAGAGACCTACACGGTCATTCCGTTCTTAGGCTGGGGCGTACGCGTGCGTCACAACGTCGAGACCTATCCCAAGGAAATAATATTTTGGTGTTTTGGCATTCCTTCCTCCGTGGTCCGGAGGATCCGGGAGACGGGTTTTACGGGTCAGGGCGAGCCGTCCGAGGCAATGGAGAAGCGAAAGTGGTATTCCTTTCCGGTTCGTTGGCAGGCAATCGTCGTTGCCGTTGTGCTTTGGAATGCGTTGCTGTTAACCGATATTAGCTCGACGGGGGAGCCAGGAATGGGGTTCATGCTCGCGCTCATGATTTTGTTCCTCACTTCGGTGCTTCTGCCGCGGTCGGAGTTCTTGCAGGAGTTCGTCATTCGTCCGGACCGGAGCATCGATGAGATCAAGCCCGCCCTCGGCCTGCTGCAGCTCATTTCCGGCCTGATGCTTGTGTTCCTCATCGCTTCCAAAGTCGTTTGACAGATAGACAGAGGCGCTGCTGAGTCCGTTGGAAGGGAATAACGCCTCAGGCGGGGTCAACCGCCCCCGTCCTACCGCCGGAAGCGGCGCTCGAGGGCGTGGAGGAAGAGGGCGATGAGGGAGGGAAGGGCAGCGGCGTGGAGGTAGGCGAGAAGCGAACTCTACAGAATGCTTTGTGCAAATGAAGCAATCTTGAAAATCAAGATAATGAGCGCTGTATAAATAGCCGCGGTCACTATTCGCCTGCGGAAGAACCACTTACCGATTGCATAGCCAGCGAATGGAATGGGAATTGCCGCCACGACTATTGCTGGGATCATTGTCTCAAAGTGGAGTGTTGCTATGCCTGTGGATACTAGGATTCCTGCAATCCCGCCAGGGGAAAGTTTCTGGAACAGCGAGTGGGAGATGTACGAGCCGTAGATACAATACGAAATACCTACTATGTAATAGCGCAGCAAACTCGCAAGCCACAACATCGAAAGATCAAAAAAGAAGAACCACGAAAAGAAAAACAACCCGACGAGCATTTGGATCCCCAACAATACAAGTAGCGTCCTCGCTATTTTCTTCTTATCGCTGTCCATCTTCATCATTATATTCGGCCTACCGCTCAAAGCGGCGCTCGATCCACCAGTCTTTGCCGTTGTTGAATACGGCCATTTCGAGTTATCTCTCTTGATGCATAATTGCTAACCAAGGCGGGACATTTAATTCCAAATAACACTCCAATACCAGCGGTGGAATAACCAGAGCCCCAGTACATAAAGACCAGAGAAGGACAGGGTAATCGCCGCTATCGAAGCAGGCTTGTTCGCAATCTTCCTCGCAAAGGCATGGCCTGTGATTACAATGGCTGCAATGCACGTGAGCAACCAGGTGACTACAGAGGGAGCAAGATCGCTCTTCCCGAGAGTTATGGTTACTACATAGAAGGCGAGAAGACCGAGCAATCCTCCTATGCGGAAATGACCGGACAGTCGGTTGCCGACGGCAAGACCTGCGAGGCAGAATGGGATTCCGAGGAAAAACAGAATAGTAAACTCATCTCCCACCAAGAAGAACAGAATAGAAAGCTCATTCCCTACCAACGACAGCCAAAGAAACTCGCAGAGGTCTTCCTGACAAAGAATAGCAAGCTTATACCCCGCCAACGACAGCTGAAGTAGAAGATGTGCTAGCACCAATGTTGCCGCCGTCCAAAGGAACCTGCGCTTCTCCTTGTCCATCTTCATCATTATACTCGACTCCCCGTGTTCGTTTTCTTTTTCATGAGCCACGCAAGTATATCACTCTGAGAGAAGCACCTCATGGGGCGCAACGCCCCCCCTACCGGCGGAAGCGGCGCTCCTTTGATACGAGCGGTGCGCCGACGTAGAATGCTTCATGAAAGACGCCAAGAGAAACTAGGATGGAAGGAGAAAGATAAGATGAGTGATGCAAATAAGCGTGTATACCCGGCTGAAAGGGCCGGCAGTCTCGATAATAGAATTCGAA
The DNA window shown above is from Acidobacteriota bacterium and carries:
- a CDS encoding WD40 repeat domain-containing protein produces the protein MGGELKGKAGRELKILLPLLVVLVVAVIFIAQRAVRFFQGEKGIGYPLELHAVLEHESNVFGISFSPDGRYIASATGDDKISIWDWKNGRLVQQMDDPEYGSTYVYFSPDGKMLASRGNYRYVRFWDVESGDLIRTLEPYMAGDTNVKECDCPAADIAFSSDWTQMAYATGNNPISLWDLATDEVIKTFPTHPKGSNSIALSPDGKLLATVEWRSISIWDIETEEIVDTVRVSPTQSAFLVRFSPDGNTIITEHQGEYQLWDVKGLKRLMRTNDNWCSGSNQSLSMSGEMLAVTDLRDIHFWDTRSGELLYSIENAHWKMPRMFRFGENTEIWSVAFSPDGKYLASGGWDETVKIWRMPEENRGG
- a CDS encoding hydroxylamine oxidase, whose product is MNSMELKVNPSSMGHFRSLGDVAGVSVLLIAGVIAAGAPHAEEAAAPPLSEETEACIVCHEAVSPGIVEDWRRSHHAGTTPSEALAVPALERHVSAESVPPHLAGVAVGCYECHSLNPEAHADNFDHFDYRINVVVSPPDCATCHPEETKEYARSKKAHAVGNLEKNPIYSLLVATNIGVKEVRDGEFLAHAPSQAAKMDACFGCHGTHVEVEGTREVETDLGTIEVPALTNWPSQGVGRLNPDGSMGACTACHPRHGFSIATARKPATCGQCHLEPDVPALNVYKESKHGNMYSSEGGKWNWDAVPWKVGTDFKAPSCAACHVSLLTGPDGKDVVAPQTHDFGARLWVRVFGLPYSHPQPRHGDTSVIRNADDLPLPTTFAGVPASEEFLLTEEEQAARKAVMQGVCKSCHSTQWTEGHFAKMDRTVEDTDRMTLAATKLLQEAWARGLADPENPFDENIEVLWVKQWVFYASSTRYASAMSGPDYAAFKNGWFELTHNLQRMKDFLKFAPAEEPEPEPEKKGKGKKGGRKKR